From a single Solenopsis invicta isolate M01_SB chromosome 4, UNIL_Sinv_3.0, whole genome shotgun sequence genomic region:
- the LOC120357503 gene encoding E3 ubiquitin-protein ligase HUWE1-like isoform X3, producing the protein MEKTKLEYIRLMCQMKMTGAICKQFNGSGVFNGSGALRGFNQADCSKFLQFITGTSKVSLQSFATLEGMNGIQKFQIHREDKLTDRLSFAHICFNQLDLPVYETYDKL; encoded by the exons atggaaaagaccaaacttgaatatattaggctcatgtgtcaaatgaaaatgactgGAGCAATTTGTAAGCA attcaatggttctggtgt ATTCAATGGTTCTGGTGCATTGCGAGGTTTTAATCAAGCGGATTGTTCGAAGTTCTTACAATTTATCACTGGTACATCTAAAGTGTCGTTACAAAGTTTTGCTACGTTAGAAGGCATGAACGGCATACAAAAGTTCCAAATTCACAGAGAAGACAAGTTGACAGACAGGCTTTCATTTGCacatatttg tttCAATCAACTAGATTTGCCAGTGTACGAGACGTATGATAAACTCTAA
- the LOC120357503 gene encoding E3 ubiquitin-protein ligase HUWE1-like isoform X2 — protein MEKTKLEYIRLMCQMKMTGAICKQFNGSGALRGFNQADCSKFLQFITGTSKVSLQSFATLEGMNGIQKFQIHREDKLTDRLSFAHIWLIYEKRNCFNTLSYFQSTRFASVRDV, from the exons atggaaaagaccaaacttgaatatattaggctcatgtgtcaaatgaaaatgactgGAGCAATTTGTAAGCA ATTCAATGGTTCTGGTGCATTGCGAGGTTTTAATCAAGCGGATTGTTCGAAGTTCTTACAATTTATCACTGGTACATCTAAAGTGTCGTTACAAAGTTTTGCTACGTTAGAAGGCATGAACGGCATACAAAAGTTCCAAATTCACAGAGAAGACAAGTTGACAGACAGGCTTTCATTTGCacatatttggttaatatatgaaaaaagaaattgttttaataccttgtcatat tttCAATCAACTAGATTTGCCAGTGTACGAGACGTATGA
- the LOC120357503 gene encoding E3 ubiquitin-protein ligase HUWE1-like isoform X1, with protein MEKTKLEYIRLMCQMKMTGAICKQFNGSGVFNGSGALRGFNQADCSKFLQFITGTSKVSLQSFATLEGMNGIQKFQIHREDKLTDRLSFAHIWLIYEKRNCFNTLSYFQSTRFASVRDV; from the exons atggaaaagaccaaacttgaatatattaggctcatgtgtcaaatgaaaatgactgGAGCAATTTGTAAGCA attcaatggttctggtgt ATTCAATGGTTCTGGTGCATTGCGAGGTTTTAATCAAGCGGATTGTTCGAAGTTCTTACAATTTATCACTGGTACATCTAAAGTGTCGTTACAAAGTTTTGCTACGTTAGAAGGCATGAACGGCATACAAAAGTTCCAAATTCACAGAGAAGACAAGTTGACAGACAGGCTTTCATTTGCacatatttggttaatatatgaaaaaagaaattgttttaataccttgtcatat tttCAATCAACTAGATTTGCCAGTGTACGAGACGTATGA
- the LOC120357503 gene encoding E3 ubiquitin-protein ligase HUWE1-like isoform X4 yields the protein MVLVCRFNGSGALRGFNQADCSKFLQFITGTSKVSLQSFATLEGMNGIQKFQIHREDKLTDRLSFAHIWLIYEKRNCFNTLSYFQSTRFASVRDV from the exons atggttctggtgtgtag ATTCAATGGTTCTGGTGCATTGCGAGGTTTTAATCAAGCGGATTGTTCGAAGTTCTTACAATTTATCACTGGTACATCTAAAGTGTCGTTACAAAGTTTTGCTACGTTAGAAGGCATGAACGGCATACAAAAGTTCCAAATTCACAGAGAAGACAAGTTGACAGACAGGCTTTCATTTGCacatatttggttaatatatgaaaaaagaaattgttttaataccttgtcatat tttCAATCAACTAGATTTGCCAGTGTACGAGACGTATGA
- the LOC120357503 gene encoding uncharacterized protein LOC120357503 isoform X5, which yields MEKTKLEYIRLMCQMKMTGAICKQFNGSGVFNGSGALRGFNQADCSKFLQFITVSIN from the exons atggaaaagaccaaacttgaatatattaggctcatgtgtcaaatgaaaatgactgGAGCAATTTGTAAGCA attcaatggttctggtgt ATTCAATGGTTCTGGTGCATTGCGAGGTTTTAATCAAGCGGATTGTTCGAAGTTCTTACAATTTATCACTG tttCAATCAACTAG
- the LOC120357504 gene encoding methionine aminopeptidase 1D, mitochondrial-like, with the protein MNISAILIIICNVIEETTNKHNLNVIPALLGRGIGTYFHGAPDIYHFANDFSDKIKPDMTFTIESALSQGTTQIEILEDG; encoded by the exons Atgaatatttctgcaatattgataataattt GTAATGTAATAGAAGAGACAACAAATAAACACAATTTGAATGTAATACCTGCACTTTTGGGTCGTGGTATTGGAACTTACTTTCATGGTGCTCCAGACATTTATCACTTCG CAAATGatttttctgacaaaataaaACCAGATATGACATTTACTATTGAATCAGCTTTAAGTCAAGGAACAACGCAGATTGAAATTCTGGAAGATGGATAG
- the LOC105204486 gene encoding uncharacterized protein LOC105204486, with protein MWQHKDRETIIRNTIEELAPPWVEEAINNENRSENQAMNEMNDIFSMDEFYRAIHMIKKDSAPGMDNVDYLMLKNLPLMGKQLLLDIYNIIWTERYIPPDWRKYQVIFIDKIGKEKVRPIALSSSICKLMERLVNERLIWWLEKNSKLDPMQNGFWRGRSCMENLAKMMADIKCASLSDDYTLVAFLDVTSAYDNVDFSIMIKKLKEESCPSGIFNFINDWLKPRDTKFVIDNRTVEYRRVYKGLPQGAVLSPILYALYTNQITKNMDERVQIVQFADDIAIYVQGGDRFENKINLEVAVHRVAKNLAVLNLNLAPQKTKLVEFSRSGYCDNNLYINVKKCRVYNDRGARFLGIWLDNKLRFEKHVSDIRGRVNKANNIMKYISGISKGVEVNTALMLYKSMVRSVLDYGLYIYSPNIKSLQLNLERTQFLGIRTALGYRNSTPNNVIIAESKVVLLRERALTLAKNFCSKIYKYGESSIRISLDNLKNKEMWAKYRNPLYNKSVLCEAWECVRRYSDRLGCSKESFEIWNMDYSMITNRIDIDCEIGSRVRGPNRKKKNCDINRIEGYVQEDFNLINEVKYKYKLNDRSLIMYTDGSKSEQAISTGASVIIEEQLDGHYFSIPKECSIFTAEAAAIKTALAIALDRVESFDNLVIFSDSLSVLQALNNNIISVYRNKYILEIIRLHTRFKDLYEKKIIYVWIPAHVGFTGNELADHLAKSGTEEPADNSIEVPFRDLTTIFKEDAWRITQNKIVNESRHKGTFYFKNFYDGNSKQPWFRDFNMERYFITLINRLRSNHYNLNESLARKNYIESERCECGKPVIGSLLMADGVHTLTREDEVRRDIVESKTWGGGECVRHPKEERLEEV; from the exons ATGTGGCAACACAAGGACAGGGAGACAATAATTAGAAATACCATTGAAGAGTTGGCTCCACCGTGGGTTGAAGAAGCAATCAACAATGAAAACAGAAGTGAAAATCAAGCGATGAATGAAATGAACGATATATTTTCTATGGACGAATTTTATAGAGCAATACATATGATTAAGAAAGATTCAGCCCCAGGGATGGATAATGTGGACTATTTAATGTTGAAGAATCTACCCTTGATGGGAAAACAACTGTTGCTGGACATTTATAACATCATATGGACCGAAAGGTACATTCCGCCAGATTGGAGAAAATACCAGGTTATTTTCATTGATAAAATTGGCAAGGAGAAAGTAAGACCAATAGCGTTGTCTTCAAGTATCTGCAAACTTATGGAGAGATTAGTCAACGAAAGACTGATATGGTGGTTggaaaaaaatagcaaattagATCCTATGCAAAACGGTTTTTGGAGAGGCAGATCATGTATGGAAAATCTTGCGAAGATGATGGCGGACATTAAATGTGCCAGTTTATCGGATGATTACACCCTTGTGGCTTTCCTGGATGTTACATCCGCCTATGATAATGTTGATTTTAGTATCATGATTAAGAAATTGAAAGAAGAGAGTTGTCCTTcaggtatttttaattttattaacgacTGGTTAAAACCTAGAGATACTAAGTTTGTCATAGATAATCGCACTGTTGAATATAGAAGAGTCTATAAGGGACTGCCGCAAGGAGCTGTATTGAGCCCCATATTATATGCACTTTATACTaatcaaataacaaaaaatatggaCGAACGGGTTCAGATTGTACAATTTGCGGATGACATTGCAATCTATGTGCAGGGCGGTGACAGGtttgaaaataagataaatctAGAAGTGGCGGTACATAGAGTAGCCAAAAATTTAGCGGTATTAAATTTGAACTTAGCACCCCAAAAAACTAAGCTGGTGGAGTTCTCCAGATCGGGTTATTGCGATAACAacttatatattaatgttaagaAATGCAGAGTTTATAACGATCGAGGTGCCAGATTCCTTGGAATATGGCTGGACAATAAATTGAGATTCGAGAAACACGTATCAGATATTAGAGGTAGAGTCAATAAGGCTAACAATATAATGAAATACATTAGTGGCATATCTAAAGGGGTAGAGGTAAATACTGCTCTGATGTTGTATAAAAGCATGGTTAGGTCGGTATTGGATTATGGCTTATATATTTACAGTCctaatataaaatcattacaACTCAATTTAGAGAGAACCCAATTCCTAGGAATTCGTACAGCCCTCGGGTACAGAAACAGTACTcctaataatgtaataattgcaGAATCGAAGGTGGTACTATTAAGAGAAAGGGCGTTAACTCTAGCAAAGAActtttgtagtaaaatttataaatatggtGAGAGCTCAATTAGAATTAGTCtggacaatttaaaaaataaggaaatgtGGGCGAAATATAGAAACCcgttgtataataaaagtgtattATGTGAAGCATGGGAGTGCGTGAGACGATATAGCGATAGACTTGGATGTAGTAAAGAATCTTTCGAAATCTGGAACATGGATTACAGCATGATTACTAATAGGATAGACATAGATTGTGAAATTGGTAGTAGAGTAAGAGGACCTAAccgtaagaaaaaaaactgtGATATCAATCGAATTGAAGGATACGTGCAGGAagactttaatttaattaacgaagttaagtataaatataagttaaacGATAGATCTCTTATCATGTACACGGACGGTTCGAAGTCAGAGCAGGCAATTTCTACAGGTGCTAGTGTAATCATAGAAGAGCAGTTAGATGGACATTATTTTAGTATACCCAAGGAATGCTCCATATTCACAGCAGAAGCGGCTGCAATCAAGACTGCATTGGCAATTGCACTAGATAGGGTCGAGTCTTTTGACAATTTAGTGATTTTCTCGGACAGTTTATCCGTATTACAGGcgctaaataataatattattagcgtATATCGCAACAAATACATCCTAGAAATTATAAGATTACACACGAGATTTAAAGACTTGTAtgagaagaaaattatatatgtgtggATACCGGCTCATGTGGGTTTCACGGGTAATGAATTGGCGGATCATTTGGCAAAAAGTGGCACTGAGGAACCTGCCGACAATAGTATAGAGGTGCCTTTTAGAGATCTTACTACAATATTCAAGGAGGATGCATGGAGGATTACACAGAATAAAATTGTCAACGAATCTAGGCATAAGGGaactttttatttcaagaacttTTATGATGGTAATAGTAAACAACCATGGTTTAGAGATTTTAATATGGAGAGATACTTCATAACACTGATCAACAGATTGAGATCGAATCATTACAATTTGAATGAGTCACTGGCTAGGAAAAACTATATAGAGAGTGAGAGATGTGAGTGTGG aaaacccGTCATAGGTTCCCTATTAATGGCGGACGGTGTCCATACTCTTACTAGAG AGGATGAGGTTAGGCGAGATATTGTGGAGAGCAAGACTTGGGGAGGTGGAGAGTGTGTACGACATCCTAAGGAGGAAAGACTGGAAGAAGTTTAG